AGTGTTCATCGCCATGTCCAAAGCGTTGAACTTCATCAACCCGGATGAAATCTCCGCTACGATTATCCTCACGGCTCTAAATCGATTTCTCCAGGAGAAAAACGGCTCGAAAATGGCCTTTCTCGATGGCTCGCCCACAGAACGACTATGCCAGCCTTTAGTCGATTATATTGGCGATCGCGGCGGCCAAGTCCGACTCAACGCCCCCGTCAAACAATTCCTCCTCAAAGACGACTACAGCGTAGGCGGCTTCTTACTGCGGGGAATGGATGGCCAACCCGATGAAGTCCTCAACGCCGATGTCTACGTTTCCGCCATGCCCGTAGACCCCCTAAAAACCATCCTGCCCCAACCCTGGCGAGCCATGCCCTACTTCCAGCAACTGCAAGGTTTAGAAGGAGTTCCCGTCATCAACCTGCATCTGTGGTTTGACCGCAAACTCACCGATATTGACCACCTGCTCTTCTCCCGCTCTCCCCTCCTGAGCGTCTACGCAGACATGAGCAACACCTGCAAAGAGTACGCCAACCCCGACCGCTCCATGCTCGAACTCGTGCTTGCACCGGCAAAAGACTGGATTTCTAAATCCGATGAAGACATCATCGAAGCCACCTTAGCCGAACTCAAAACCCTCTTTCCCCAACACTTTACCGGGGATAATCCCACAAAATTGCTCAAGTCCCACGTGGTCAAAACCCCCCGCTCCGTCTACAAAGCCACCCCCGGACGGCAAAACCACCGCCCCTCCCAGGAAACCCCCATTCCTAACTTCTATCTGACCGGAGATTACACCATGCAGCGCTACCTAGCCAGCATGGAAGGAGCGGTCTTAT
The Roseofilum capinflatum BLCC-M114 genome window above contains:
- the pds gene encoding 15-cis-phytoene desaturase, whose amino-acid sequence is MRVAIAGAGLAGLSCAKYLTDAGHTPIILERRDVLGGKVAAWKDEDGDWYETGLHIFFGAYPNMLQLFKELDIEDRLQWKQHSMIFNQPEKPGTYSRFDFPDLPAPINGLIAILRNNDMLTWSEKIQFGIGLLPAILKGQSYVEEMDQYSFSEWLKKQNVPPRIETEVFIAMSKALNFINPDEISATIILTALNRFLQEKNGSKMAFLDGSPTERLCQPLVDYIGDRGGQVRLNAPVKQFLLKDDYSVGGFLLRGMDGQPDEVLNADVYVSAMPVDPLKTILPQPWRAMPYFQQLQGLEGVPVINLHLWFDRKLTDIDHLLFSRSPLLSVYADMSNTCKEYANPDRSMLELVLAPAKDWISKSDEDIIEATLAELKTLFPQHFTGDNPTKLLKSHVVKTPRSVYKATPGRQNHRPSQETPIPNFYLTGDYTMQRYLASMEGAVLSGKLTAQAIVRSQELGETPIKSPAKSESAL